Genomic window (Streptomyces sp. RerS4):
CCGGGGACAGTTCGTACACGTCGTTGCTGTCGATGACGAGCTGCCACGGGAAGAGACCCGTGCCGCCGAGGAGTTCGTCGAGGCCCTCGGCCAGTTCGTCGGCGTGGAACAGACCGGCCAGCGGTGCGAGGCCGGCCTCCCGGAGGAGCCGCGTGATCTCCGCCTCCGGGTTCCGACGCAGTTCCCCCTCGGTCTCCCCCACGGCGACGAGGAGATCGGTCGGGTAGTACCTCATGCCGCCCGTCCCGTCACGAAAGAGGCCGCGTCGGCCCACTGGCGCAGGAATTCGGCCAGTACGGCCGGGTCACGATGGGACGCTTCCAGGGCGAGGGGCACGAGCCACTCCTGATAGGTGATGTGCCGGGGGGCCGGATCGGTGGGGAGGAGACGGTGGACGCGGTCCACGCAGGGGTGGTTCAGCAGACGCTCGGGCAGCCGCACGAAGTGATCGGCCCCGGGAGCCAGCTGGTGGCCCGGGTGGACGAGCCAGCCGTGGAAGCGCCCGCTGGAGCCGGCCGGTCGCGGCGCCTCTTCGCCCAGGCACTGCGCGATCTCGTACGAGGGCAGGTGGACGCCGGTGTGGCGCAGGTGAGCGGTGATCACGCCGGCGCCGCCCATGCGGTTGGCGATCTCAAGGAAGACGAGTTCGCCGACGGGCGTCTCGAAGAATTCGAGATGGACGGAACCGCTCGTGATGCCGAGGGCCCGGACCGTGCGGGCGACGAAGTCGTGGTGTCGCTCGTCGTGGGGGGTCTGGTACGAGCCGAGCGGCATCCCGGCGGCGAAGTCGGCGGGGCGGTTCACGTATCTGCTCACGACGCAGTGGACGAGCCTGCCCTGGTCGACTATGCCGTCGGCATGCAGGATGTCGCCTTCGACGAACTCCTCGACTTCATAGCCGTCAGGGTCGGCCAGCGCGCGGAAGCGTCGCACGGCCTCCTCGGCGGTTTCGCAGATGATGACGCCCTCACTGCAGGTGCCGCGGCGGGGCTTGAGGACCGTCCGGCCCGACCAGGGCAGTTGGTCCCCGGGCGGCGGAGCCGCGACGAATCGGGGACACCGCACGCCCGAGCCTTCCAGCGCGGCCTTCATCCCCACCTTGTCGTGAACGCGCAGCGTCTGGGCGAGCGAAGGTCCCTCGATGCCGAGGTGTTCCCGGATGCGACAGGCCGCCACCACCCCGAATTCCGACAGGGAGACCACGCGCTCGTATCCGTCGGCGGGGCCGAGGCGGGCGAGGACCGCCTGGACGACATCCTCCCCCGCACCGATCTCCAGACGCGTACAGGGCAGGTCGGCCGGCAGGTCCGCGAGTCGGTCGGGTTCACCGATGTACGTGACCGCGTGCCGTCGGTGATCGATGGCGCGCCGGTAGTCGGCCTTGCGGTAGGGCAGTTGATGGACGACGAGAATCTTCACTGATGTTCTCCGGTCGGGTGGCCACTTCGCGACGCGGTCACGGCTTCGGCGAATTCCGCCACCCCGGACGACTCGAAGACGAGGTACATGGGGACCTGCAGACCGGTCCTCTCCTCCAGCTCGCGTACGACGCGGACGGCCCGGAAGGAATCCCCGCCCAGGCCGAAGAAGTCGTCGAGGGGGCCGACGGAGGGAACACCGAGCACCTTCGCCCAGACCTCCGCGACGAGGGCCTCCATGTCCGTCGCCACCGGCCCGCCGGAGCCCGCCTCGTGCCCCGCCGGATCCGCGACCGGGTCGGAAGCGGAGTCGGCTGTCACGGGTACGGCGTCGGCGGTCACGGGTACGGCGTCGGCGGCCCACTCGGTGAGCCTGCCGTGATCCAGCTTGCCGTTGGGCGTGAGCGGGAACCGCTCCAGGGGCACGATCGCCGCCGGTACCAGGTGCGCGGGCAGCCGGGCGGCGAGCTCGCCCCGTACCCGCTCGCCTTCACGGGCCGACGCCTCGCCGGTGTCCAGGACGACGAAGCCGACCAGCCTCGTCGCGGACCCCGTGCCGTCGGCCACCACCGCCGCCTGGCGTACTCCGGGAACGCGCAGCGCGGTGCCCTCGATCTCGCCCGGTTCGATGCGGAACCCTCGGATCTTGACTTGACGGTCCACCCGGCCGAGGTACTCCAGGTCACCCGAGGGATGGGCGCGTACGAGGTCCCCCGAGCGGTACAGCCGACCGCCGGTCGCGCCCAGGGTGTCCTCGACGAAGCGCTCGGCCGTCAGCTCCGGCCGGTCGTGATAGCCGAGCGAGACGCCGACGCCGCCGATGTAGAGCTCGCCGGGCTGTCCTTCCGGAACGGGCCGCCCGTGCTCGTCGAGGATCCACAGGCTGGTGTCCTCGATGGCCGAGCCGATCATGACGGTCTGCGGGTCGGGGTCGCGCGGGCACACCCAGGCGGTGCAGTACATGGTGCACTCGCTCGGCCCGTACAGGTTGCTGAGGGTGGCGCGCGAGCGCTCGTGGAAACGCCGGACGAGCTCCGGGGAGAGCGCCTCACCGCCGGTCAGCACCTGGCGCAGTCCGTCGACCCGCTCCCCCGGGCCCAAAGCCAGGAGGAACAGTTCGAGCAGCGATACCACCCACCAGACGGTGCTGACCTCGTGGTCGCGCATCAGCTGGGCGAGATGGCCGGGGTCGCGCTGGCGGCCGGGGGCCGCCACGACGATCGGCGCACCGTGCAGGAGCGGCCAGTACACCTCGACGAGGAACATGTCGAAGGTGCAGGCCGTGTGGTGCAGCACCCGGTCGTTCTCGTCGATCGGATGGCTGTTCTGCAGGGACCTCAGCCGTGCGGTCACCGCGCGATGGCTGAGGAGCGATCCCTTCGGCCGGCCGGTGGACCCGGAGGTGTAGATCACCACGGCGGGCCGGTCGGCGAGCGCGTCGGCCGGCTCGTACCGCGTCGGGCCGCCCGCGCCGGCGCACTCCTCCATCGTCAGCACCCGGGTGCCGAGGTCCTCGGGCAGGCCGGCGCGCAGGGCCGTGGAGGTCAGCAGCAGGCGCGGCGCGCAATCCCGCAGCAGGAAGTCGACGCGTTCCACCGGATTGGCGGTGTCGATCGCCACATGGGCGCCGCCGGCGAGGACCACCGCCGCGACGGCGATCACGAAGTCGGCCGACCGTTCGAGCAGGACGGCCACCCGGTCGCCCGGTCGCACTCCGTGCTCGCGCAGCAGGGCCGCGATCCGCACGGCGCGGTCCCTGACCTCGCCGGCGAGGACGACGTCGTCACCGTCCAGGATGGCGATCCGCTCCGGATGAGCGTCCCAGCGGGCCAGCAGGGCGATGTCGAGCCGGTGCTCGGCGTCGAGGGGCGTTTCCATGGTTCGGGGACCTTTCTCGTTCAGTTGCCCGCAGCGGTGATCCGGGCGATGCCTGCGGCCAGTTCGCGCACCGTCGAGTAGTCGAAGAGCAACTCGACGTCGAAGTCCGCGTCCAGTTCCGACTGGATGCGGGCGGCGATGCGCATGGCCCGCAGGGAATCCCCCCCGAGGTCGAAGAAGTCCTCGTCGAGGCCCACTTCGGGGAGGGCCAGCACCTCGCGGAAGATGCGGGCGACCGTTTCCTGCAGCCCGCCGGGCGAGGCCGCGCCCGCCGTGTCGTCCGGGCCGGTCGCGGCGACGGACGGCGCGTCGGACGGAACGGTCAGGGCGAGGAGGTCCGTCTTGCCGGCGGACGTGAGCGGCAGGTCGTTCAGCGTGACCAGGACCTCGGGGA
Coding sequences:
- a CDS encoding ATP-grasp domain-containing protein — encoded protein: MKILVVHQLPYRKADYRRAIDHRRHAVTYIGEPDRLADLPADLPCTRLEIGAGEDVVQAVLARLGPADGYERVVSLSEFGVVAACRIREHLGIEGPSLAQTLRVHDKVGMKAALEGSGVRCPRFVAAPPPGDQLPWSGRTVLKPRRGTCSEGVIICETAEEAVRRFRALADPDGYEVEEFVEGDILHADGIVDQGRLVHCVVSRYVNRPADFAAGMPLGSYQTPHDERHHDFVARTVRALGITSGSVHLEFFETPVGELVFLEIANRMGGAGVITAHLRHTGVHLPSYEIAQCLGEEAPRPAGSSGRFHGWLVHPGHQLAPGADHFVRLPERLLNHPCVDRVHRLLPTDPAPRHITYQEWLVPLALEASHRDPAVLAEFLRQWADAASFVTGRAA
- a CDS encoding non-ribosomal peptide synthetase, with translation METPLDAEHRLDIALLARWDAHPERIAILDGDDVVLAGEVRDRAVRIAALLREHGVRPGDRVAVLLERSADFVIAVAAVVLAGGAHVAIDTANPVERVDFLLRDCAPRLLLTSTALRAGLPEDLGTRVLTMEECAGAGGPTRYEPADALADRPAVVIYTSGSTGRPKGSLLSHRAVTARLRSLQNSHPIDENDRVLHHTACTFDMFLVEVYWPLLHGAPIVVAAPGRQRDPGHLAQLMRDHEVSTVWWVVSLLELFLLALGPGERVDGLRQVLTGGEALSPELVRRFHERSRATLSNLYGPSECTMYCTAWVCPRDPDPQTVMIGSAIEDTSLWILDEHGRPVPEGQPGELYIGGVGVSLGYHDRPELTAERFVEDTLGATGGRLYRSGDLVRAHPSGDLEYLGRVDRQVKIRGFRIEPGEIEGTALRVPGVRQAAVVADGTGSATRLVGFVVLDTGEASAREGERVRGELAARLPAHLVPAAIVPLERFPLTPNGKLDHGRLTEWAADAVPVTADAVPVTADSASDPVADPAGHEAGSGGPVATDMEALVAEVWAKVLGVPSVGPLDDFFGLGGDSFRAVRVVRELEERTGLQVPMYLVFESSGVAEFAEAVTASRSGHPTGEHQ